The sequence TAGATCTTGGAACAGCAACTCAAATGAAGTTCTGCTTCAATGATGGAAATGGAAAATGGGATAATAATCTAGGAAATAATTATACTTTATCAGTTGGAACTTATACCTTTATACCTGGGTCTAATGGAGCAGCTGGAATATTTATAACGAGTGCGCCAAATTCACAGAGTCAGGGGAAATTAAGTTATAATACAAGTCTTAATACTCCATACTTTAAGGCTGCTTAAGCTGAAGCAGATATCAGAGACTGCTGAAGTATTAATTGAGATTGTAATAGAGCTTCAAACCCATATATCAAAATTCAAGTTTTAATGTGATTCAGTTAAGGAACTGTGTTTGTAGAGAAATCTACTTGATGCAGTTCCTATTTTCGTATTTAAATATAATATTATATATTACGAGTAAATTGTAATATATATATTATCTGTATAGAACTGTTCCATAATAATGTTGGTGGACAAGTTACAAAAAATCGACATTTTTCTATCAACATTTAAATGGAATATTTCTATACATGTTTTATAAAAATATAAGTTTTTCGTTATTATTAGAATATTTATTTTTGCAAATAGGATAACTCCAAACATTTAAGGGGGATCATAAATGTTTGGAGTTATATATTTTACAAGGGGGATGATTTAATTTTCAATTGCTAGCTATGAGTATTAGTATCGATAATAATTGTGAAGATAATGTGCAGAAAAATAGAATTATAAAAGGAGAGTTAGTGAAATTTTAGTGGGTTAATAAACATTATGAGGAAATAATTACATTGATAATTCTGAAAATTCTCTATTTAGTTTTGTTATGTTAAAGCGATAAACAATTATTGAAATAATTATTTATCTGAAGGAGTAAAATATTATGAAAATAAAAAGTATTAAAGCAAAAACAATGTTATCAATTCTCCCAATAACGGTACTTCTTCTTGTATTTCTCTCATCAATAAGTTATTTTATATCAAAGAAATCATTAAGCACAGAGATAAATAATAAAATGAATTTTAAGCTTAATGAATTGAGCCTTGATATTCAAAATAAACTTGTATCTCATAAGAGAGTAGCAGAAACTTTAGCAAAAACTGTAGAAAGTACAGGAACAAGTATATCAAAAGATCAATATAAAAATTTAGTACAAAAATTTGCAGAAGTAAATGGAGATACTTTAGGGACTGGAGTTTGGTTTGAAGCTTATAAATATAAAGCAGATATAAAGAATTTTGGACCATATGCATATAAGAACGATGGCAAAGTGGTTTATACAGATGATTATGCCACAGATACATATAATTACATGGGGCAACCTTGGTATAAAAATGCTCAAAACTCTAGGAATAGTGTAGCATGGTCAGCTCCGTATTATGATGAATCAACTAAGAAAACAATGGTAACTACAGCAGTTCCGTTTTATGATTCAGCTAGCAATTTTCTTGGTGCTACTACAGCAGATATAGATTTAAGTGATTTGCAAAGTATAGTTACAAATTTAAAATTTGGTCAGACAGGAAATGCATTTTTAGTAGCAACAGATGGAACCTATCTTGCTGGGGTAGCAAGTGATAAAGTGATGAAGGCTAAATTAAGTGATGATACTTCTTTAGGGTCTATAAGTTCAAATATTTTAAGTAATTCTAGTGGAAGTTATTCATACAAGTCAGGGAATGATCCTAGAATTATATACTTTAAGCAAGTACCTGAAACAAAATGGACAATAGCTTTAACTATTTCTGAAAAAGAAGTATATAAGCCACTAAGTGATTTGCTATTAACACTTGCAATTATTAGTGCTATCCTAATTGTTGTTATGTATATATCAATTTATTTGTTCAGTAAATATATCACTAAGAATATTTCTAAAGTGGATGAATTAAGTAGGGTTATCAGTGATGGAGATCTTACTCATAGTTTAGATATTAAGTCTAATGATGAATTAGGAAATATGGCAGATCATTTGAATAAGATGTCTTTAAATTTAAGGCAGACCTTTTCATCAATAATAAATAATCTTGATACTATAGTAGGAACTTCAGAAGAATTAACAGCCAGTGCAGATCAAACTCAAGCTACGGCAGAGCAAGTAGCAGTATCCATGCAAGAAATGGCTGCTGGTGTAGAGATAAATGCTCAAAAAACGGATGAAATATCAAGTGTTGTAATAATGATAACAGATGGAATTGGAGAGATAAATCAAAAGGTGGATTCTACAGCATACCTATCTACAGAAACATCTAAGCTTGCTGAAGAAGGGAATCAAGTAATTTTGAAATTAGCCAACCAAATGAATGATATTAGTAGCAAGGTTTCTCGTTCTACAGATATAATTAATTTGTTGGGGAAAAAATCTACAGAAATTAACAACATTATAACCTTAATAAATGATATATCAGAGCAAACAAACCTTTTGGCATTGAATGCAGCTATAGAAGCTGCGAGAGCAGGAGAGCAAGGAAAGGGATTTGCAGTAGTAGCAGAAGAAGTTAGGAAATTAGCAGAGCAGTCAGGAAATGCTGCTGGAGATATTGCTACGTTAATTTCTGAAATTCAAAATGATATAAATGAAGGTATAAATTCTATGACTGAAGGAAATACAGCAGTTAATGATGGAAAACAACTTATGAATGTTGCAGGAAGTTCTTTTAAGAACATATTAAATTCTTTTGGGGTTGTAGCTGATGAAATGAAAGCAGTGTCATCAACAATTCAAGATTTATATAATAATTCAACTAATATGGCATCTTCAATACAAAGTATTTCAAAAGTTTCAAAAGAATCTTCAGACTCCATTCAAAATGTTGCAGCAAGTTCGGAGGAACAAACTGCACTAATGAAACAAGTAGCAGAGGCCGCTGAAGCATTAACTGAGATTGTAATAGATCTTCAAACCAATATATCAAAATTCAAATTTTAATGAAAGTTAATAAAGGAACTGTATTGAGAAGAATAATCTACTTGATACAGTTCCTATTTTCATATTTAAAGATAATATTATATATTAGGTGTAAATTGTAATATATATAGTTTTTAATAAAATTCATGTATTTTATCAAGGACTATATGTGTCATATTCCTATCTGTATAGAACTGTTCCATAAAAATGTTGGTGGACAAGTTACAAAAAATCGACATTTTTCTGCCAACATTTAAGTGGAATACTTCTACACATGTTTTTATAAAAATATAAGTAGCTCGTTATTATTAGAATATTTATGTTATTTTTGCCAACAAAATAACTCCAAACATTTAAGGGGGATCATAAATGTTTGGAGTGATATATTTTACAAGGGGGATGATTTGATTTTTAATTGCTTGCTATGAGTATTAGTATAGATAATAATTGTGAAGATAATGTGTAGAAAAATATAATTATAAATGAATTATAAGAAGAAGATTTAGAAAAGATATAAATGTGAGATTAAATGAATGTTAACTCATTATGTTGAATAAATTAGTATATATAGATATATTTATTAAGGATTATAAATCCACTTTTATTGTGATATAATATATAAGGATATTTAAAAGAAAATTTCATGAAAACATACATTGAAATGTTTAACTATTTTTACAGTATATATGATAAAATATATATTGGGCAAAAAGTAAGTATTATTTGGAGGTAGGGACAAATGACTAAAGGTTTAAAGTTAGACTTAACAAAAGCTCAACATTATTTAAGTGAACATGAGGTTGAATATTTTGAAGGAATGGTGAAAGACGCTCACGAAAAGCTACATAACAAAACAGGTGCAGGTTCAGATTTCTTAGGTTGGGTTGATCTTCCAGTAAATTATGATAAAGATGAATTTGCAAGAATTAAAAAAGCTGCAGAAAAGATTCAAGGAAATTCAGATGTATTAATAGTTATAGGAATCGGTGGATCTTACCTTGGAGCAAGAGCTGCTATAGAAATGTTAACAAACAACTTCTATAATTCTCTTCCAAAGGCAAAGAGAAAGACACCAGCTATATTCTACGTTGGAAACAACATCAGTTCAACTTACATGGCTGAATTATTAGAAGCTATTGAAGGTTTAGATGTAAGTGTAAACATTATATCAAAATCAGGTACAACTACAGAACCTGCTATAGCATTTAGAATATTCAAAGACTATGTAGAAAAGAAATATGGAAAAGAAGAAGCTAAGGGCAGAATATTTGCTACAACTGATGCATCAAAGGGTGCTCTTAAAAATTTAGCTGATACAGAAGGATATGAGACTTTCGTAGTTCCTGATGATGTTGGAGGAAGATTCTCTGTTTTAACAGCAGTAGGTTTACTTCCAATAGCAACTGCTGGAGTAAATATAGATGAAATCATGAAGGGTGCTGCTGATGCTAGAGAAGAATACAGCAATCCATCATTAAAAGAAAACCAATGTTATCAATATGCTGCTGCAAGAAATGCTTTATACAACAAAGGAAAGCGTACTGAAATATTAGTTAATTACGAACCAAGCGTTCATTTCTTCAATGAATGGTGGAAACAACTTTATGGAGAATCAGAAGGTAAGGATGGAAAGGGAATATTCCCAGCTGGAGTTGATTTCTCAACAGACTTACATTCAATGGGACAATACATCCAAGAAGGATTAAGAAATATATTTGAAACAGTTATCTGTGTAGAAAAAGCTAAGAAAGAAATAGTAATAGAAGAAAGCAAAGAAAATGTTGATGGATTAAACTTCTTAACTGGAAAGACTATGGACTTTGTAAATAAGAATGCTTTCAAGGGAACATTATTAGCTCACAATGATGGAGGAGTTCCTAATTTAATATTAAACGTACCAGAATTAACTCCATACTATTTTGGACAAATGGTTTATTTCTTCGAAAAAGCTTGTGGAATTAGTGGATACTTATTAGGAGTAAATCCATTTAATCAACCAGGAGTTGAAGCATATAAGAAAAACATGTTTGCTTTACTTGGAAAACCAGGCTATGAAGATATGAAGGCTGAATTAGAGAAGAGACTTTAATTATGAAAATTCTAGTGGATGGAGATGCATGTCCAGGAAGACTTCTTATAGAAAAGGCAGCAAAGGAAGAAAAGATTCCAGTAGTGATACTATGTGATATCAACCATAATATAACCTCAGATTATAGTGAGGTTATATATGTTGATGCTGGTTTTCAAAGTGTTGATATGAACCTTATCAACAAAGCAGAAAAGGGAGATATTGTAGTAACTGGGGATTTTGGAGTTGCTTCTATGGCTTTAGGTAAGAAAGCTTATGCCATAGGAGGAAAAGGGCATATCTATGATTTAGATAATATAGATAAATTACTTTTTGAAAGACATCTTTCTCAAAAGGCTAGAAGAGCAGGAATAAAGACAGGTACAATAAAAAAGAGAACTGCAGAAGATGATGATAGATTATATAGAAATCTTAAAGTTCTCATTAAAAAGAGCAGGTAGAATAATTTCTATCTGCTCTTTTCTATATTGTGGT comes from Clostridium sp. TW13 and encodes:
- a CDS encoding glucose-6-phosphate isomerase, which codes for MTKGLKLDLTKAQHYLSEHEVEYFEGMVKDAHEKLHNKTGAGSDFLGWVDLPVNYDKDEFARIKKAAEKIQGNSDVLIVIGIGGSYLGARAAIEMLTNNFYNSLPKAKRKTPAIFYVGNNISSTYMAELLEAIEGLDVSVNIISKSGTTTEPAIAFRIFKDYVEKKYGKEEAKGRIFATTDASKGALKNLADTEGYETFVVPDDVGGRFSVLTAVGLLPIATAGVNIDEIMKGAADAREEYSNPSLKENQCYQYAAARNALYNKGKRTEILVNYEPSVHFFNEWWKQLYGESEGKDGKGIFPAGVDFSTDLHSMGQYIQEGLRNIFETVICVEKAKKEIVIEESKENVDGLNFLTGKTMDFVNKNAFKGTLLAHNDGGVPNLILNVPELTPYYFGQMVYFFEKACGISGYLLGVNPFNQPGVEAYKKNMFALLGKPGYEDMKAELEKRL
- a CDS encoding methyl-accepting chemotaxis protein, which produces MKIKSIKAKTMLSILPITVLLLVFLSSISYFISKKSLSTEINNKMNFKLNELSLDIQNKLVSHKRVAETLAKTVESTGTSISKDQYKNLVQKFAEVNGDTLGTGVWFEAYKYKADIKNFGPYAYKNDGKVVYTDDYATDTYNYMGQPWYKNAQNSRNSVAWSAPYYDESTKKTMVTTAVPFYDSASNFLGATTADIDLSDLQSIVTNLKFGQTGNAFLVATDGTYLAGVASDKVMKAKLSDDTSLGSISSNILSNSSGSYSYKSGNDPRIIYFKQVPETKWTIALTISEKEVYKPLSDLLLTLAIISAILIVVMYISIYLFSKYITKNISKVDELSRVISDGDLTHSLDIKSNDELGNMADHLNKMSLNLRQTFSSIINNLDTIVGTSEELTASADQTQATAEQVAVSMQEMAAGVEINAQKTDEISSVVIMITDGIGEINQKVDSTAYLSTETSKLAEEGNQVILKLANQMNDISSKVSRSTDIINLLGKKSTEINNIITLINDISEQTNLLALNAAIEAARAGEQGKGFAVVAEEVRKLAEQSGNAAGDIATLISEIQNDINEGINSMTEGNTAVNDGKQLMNVAGSSFKNILNSFGVVADEMKAVSSTIQDLYNNSTNMASSIQSISKVSKESSDSIQNVAASSEEQTALMKQVAEAAEALTEIVIDLQTNISKFKF
- a CDS encoding YaiI/YqxD family protein, with protein sequence MKILVDGDACPGRLLIEKAAKEEKIPVVILCDINHNITSDYSEVIYVDAGFQSVDMNLINKAEKGDIVVTGDFGVASMALGKKAYAIGGKGHIYDLDNIDKLLFERHLSQKARRAGIKTGTIKKRTAEDDDRLYRNLKVLIKKSR